The genomic stretch CCGCGACATCTACTCCGGCCGGCTCGACAACCTGCAAATGTTCCTGCTCAAGGAATTCTTCGAGATCCTGGAGAAGGCCATCGACCGCTGCCGCGAAGCGGGCGTGGTCGCGTACGAAATCGTGTTGAAGAACTCCTGATGCATACCGCACGACGCTCCACGCACACCGGCTTCGGCGGCGCGTGCATCGGCGGTGCCGATGCACTCAAGTCGCTTACCCATAACCCCGCCTCGCCGCTGCGCGGCGAGTCCGCCCCCTCAAGCTAAGGGGGCAACGATGCTGACCCTCGTTCTGGTGGTGGTATTCGCGGCGCTTGCCTTCGAGTACATCAACGGCTTCCACGACACCGCCAACTCCATCGCCACCGTCGTGGCGACCAAGGTGCTGTCGCCGATCCAGGCGGTGATGCTGGCGGCGAGCACCAACCTGCTGGGCGCGCTGTGGGGCACCGCGGTGGCCAAGACGATCGCGTCCGGCCTGCTCGACACCGGCGTGGTGGAAGTCACCTCGCAGCTGATCCTGTGCGCGCTGCTCGGCGCGATCGTGTGGAACCTGATCACGTGGTGGAAGGGCCTGCCGTCCTCGTCCTCGCACGCGCTGATCGGCGGACTGTGCGGTGCGGCCGTGGCCGCGGCCAGCAACAACTTCCACTCGGTGATCTGGTCGCAGCCCGCGGACCCCTGGTACAAGAGCGCCGGCGTGCTGTGGAAGGTCGTCGTGCCGATGTTCTCCTCGCCGCTGCTCGGCTTCGCCGCCGGTTTCCTGGTGATGGGCGTGCTGTTCGCGATCATCTCCTTCATGGCGCGCAGCGGCGGCATCCTGGGCCGCATGGCGCGTCCGCGCTGGGTCAATGCGTTCTTCGGCAAGGCGCAGCTGGCCTCGGCCGCGGGCATGGGCTTCGCGCACGGCATGAACGACGCGCAGAAGACGATGGGCATCATCGCGCTGGCGCTGGTCGGCGCGCAGTCGGCGGGCACGCTGGACAACCTGCCGTCGTGGCTGGCGTTCCTGCATCCCTCGCAGGCCGCGCTGGAGAACAACGACATCGACCTGTGGATCAAGCTCACCTGCGCCATCGTGATGGCCGCCGGCACCGCCGCGGGCGGCTGGCGCATCATCAAGACGCTCGGCCACAAGCTGGTGAAGCTGCATCCGATCAACGGTTTCGCCGCCGAAACCAGCGCCGCGGCGGTGATCATGGCCGCCTCGTCGCTCGGCATCCCGGTGTCGACCACGCACAACATCTCCTCGGCCATCATGGGCGTGGGCACGGCCAAGCGCTTCAACGCGATCAAGTGGACCGTGGTGGAAAAGATGATCTGGGCGTGGATCCTCACGATCCCGGCCGCTGCCGGCATCGCGTATGCGTTCTTCGAGGCGTTCCGGTTCTTCGGCTGGGCGTGACCTTCCGGGATTCCTGATAACCATCACAAGCAGCGAAAAGGCCCGCCAATCGGCGGGCCTTTTGTTTCACGATCTTTCGATTCCCGATTCCCGATTCCCGGATCCGGCCTCAGAACAGATCGCCACCGGCCGACAGCATGCGTTCCATGCGATCGCCGAGGCCGCCGATTTCCAGCACGAGGCGATCGATTTCCGCCGCGTCGAGGCCGTCGTAGGGACGGTTCTCGCACAGTTGCAGGTGCGGCACGCCGTCGAGGTCGCCGATCGCCAGATACCCCACGCGGCTCTGCCAGTTGAAGATCAGTGCACGCTTCGCGTCCAGGCCGGTGATCGGCGCCACCGCGGTGCTGACGCGCAGGTACGGGCGGCCGTCGTCGTCGTCCAGTTCGGACAGGAAGATCGCCTGGTGGCGGGTGCCCTGTTCGAGCGACAGTTCGATGCACAGCACGTCGACGTCGTGGTCGGTCAGGCGGAATTTCGCGGCCTGGAGGTGGCTGCGGATCGAATCGAAGTTGCGCACGGAGCGGCTCCTGCCGGGGGAGACCGGTATGCTACCGCGATGAGCAAGGCGCCTGCCGACGACGCACATGGACGGATTCTCGCCGCGATCCTGGCGATCCCCGCGGGCGAGGTCGCGGGCTACGGTGAAGTCGCCCGTCGCGCGGGCCTGCCGGGACGTGCGCGGCTCGTCGCGCGGCTGCTCGGACAGAACGAGGATCCCGCGCTGCCGTGGCATCGCGTGCTGCGCTCGGACGGCCGCATCGCGTTTCCGGAAGGCTCCAGGGGCTTTCGCGAACAGAGCCAGCGCCTGCGCGCCGAGGGCGTGCGTGTGGAATCGGGCAAGGTGAAGGGCCAGCGCGCCGCCGCGACGCTGGACGAGCAGATGTGGGGCATGCCGATGTCGGCGCCGCCGCCCACGCGCCCGCGTCGCAGTGCGCCCGTCAAGACGTCCAAGACCGCCCGCAACGCGGCGAAGCCCGTCGCCGGCAACGCCCGGCGGCGCGGCGCCAACGGCTGATCGACGAAGCCGCCCGCGGCGTGTATCGCGCGCGAACGCAGTCGGCCGTCGCGGCGGCTACCATGTAGTGCACCCGAAGGAGCCGTGATGTTTTCCAACCTTCCCCCCGTCACCAAGGCCCTGCTCATCGCGAACGGACTGGTGTTCGTGCTGCAGCTGATCATCGGTGACGTCGCACTCGCGCAATTCATGCTGTGGCCGCCGCACAGCGATGCCGACCTGTACGGCGTCGGCTTCATGCCGTGGCAGCTGGCCACCTACGGTTTCATGCACGGCGGCTTCGCCCATCTGCTCTTCAACATGCTCGCGCTGGCGATGTTCGGCGCGCCGCTGGAGCATGTGTGGGGCGATCGCCGTTACCTCACCTACTACATGGTCTGCATCGTGGGCGCCGCGCTGTGCCAGCTGGCGGTCGGCATGTGGACGGTGTCGCAGGGCGAAGCGGCGTATCCGACCGTCGGTGCGTCCGGCGGCATTTTCGGACTGCTGCTCGCGTACGGGATGCTGTTCCCGAACCAGCGCGTGATGCTGCTCATCCCGCCGATCCCGATGAAGGCGCGCACGCTGGTGATCGTCTACGGCGCGATCGAGCTGCTGCTGGGCGTGACGAACACGATGCCGGGCGTCGCGCATTTCGCGCACCTGGGCGGAATGCTGTTCGGCTGGCTGCTGATCCGCTATTGGCGCGGGCAGCCGCCGTTCCGGCGCAAGGGTGGGCCGCCGCGCATGCGTGTGGTGAGGTGATCGCAATCGATGCGCTGTCGATCGCCATAGGCCCGTCATTGCGCCCCTGATCGTCATCCCCGCGAAGGCGGGGATCCAAGGGCTCTCCACGCTTTCCTTTTGTAGCCCGGGTAAGCGAGGCGCATCCGGGAACACTGCCGCCTGTCCAACCCGGGTGCGCTTCGCTTACCCGGGCGACAACCGCAAAATCCGCTGCCTTACGGGAACAGCCGGATCTGCTGATCCGCTGCCAATTGCATCGCCGTCCCTGCCTTGCAGGCATTGGCTTCGCCGAACGAAGCCTGGTTGCGCAGCGGGCCGTTCGTGCGCCACTGGCCCGGCGCATGCACGCTCGTTGCGGCGCGCTGGCGTGCGACGTCCTCGCTCATGCGCTGCGGCCACAGCGACGCCCAGCCCTTGTAGAACGACTGCTGCGTCGGCTTGGCGGCCGACGCGTCGGCCGCGCGGAACGCCGACCATGCCAGTTCGACGCCCGCCATGTCGGCGATGTTCTCGTCCGCCGTCTGTGCGCCGTTGACCTTCACGCCTTTCAGGTCGGGGAAGTCGAAGCCGGAATACTGCAACGCGACGCGCTTGCCCAACGCATCCCAGGCGCTGGCTTCGGCCGGCGTCCACCAGTCGCGCAGGTCCTGCCTGGCATCCACGTAGCGGCCGCGATTGTCGAAGCCATGGCTCAGCTCATGACCGACGAGCGCGCCGTACGAGCCGTACAGCCACGCCGCGTCCTTCGTCGTGTCGAACACCGGCGGCTGCAGCATCGCCGCGGTGACGATCAGGCGGTTCTGCGTGATGTCGTAGGCGAGTGAGGGATCCTGCGGCAACACGTCCCAGCGACGATCGGCATTGCCACGGCCGATGCGCTTCATTTCCTCGCGATGGCGCCACGTCGAGGCGATCAGCATGTTGCTGCCGAAACTGCCACGGCCCATCGGCTGCACGGTGTAGTCCAGGTCGCGATTGGGCGTGCCGACTTCGATCTTCAGCTTGTCGAGCTTCGCCTTCGCTTCGGCCTTCGCGGCCGCGCTGAAACGCGTGTCGCGCTCCAGCGCCTGCGCCAGCGCGTCGCGCACCTGCGCCGCCATGTCTTCGGCGCGCTTGTCGGTCGCCGGCGAATAGTACCGCGCCGCGTATTCGTGACCGACCATCGGGCCGGCGGCAAGCGTGATCGCATCGAGCACCTGCTGCGGGCGCGACAGCGGCGCAGCGAGGCCGCGCAGCACGCGGCCCCGGAATTCGAACTCCGCGTCGCGGAAGGATTTCGCCAGGTACGGCGCCATCGCGTCGCCCACGCGCCAGCGCAGGTACGCCTTCCACTGCGCGGGTTTGAGGCTGCCGACGAGGTTGTCCAGCTGCGCGAACAACTGCGGATTCGCCATCGACACGCGATCGTCGCTGACGCCCTGTGCTTTGAGGAAATCCCCCAGCTGCAGGCGCTTGTACTGCTTGGCCAGCGTCTTCGTGTCGACCGGCGCGAAGTTCGCGCGCGGATCGCGTAGATCCAGCAGCGACTTCGATGCCGTTGCGATACGCGTTTCCAGGTCGAGCACCGATTGCGCGTCGGCCTTGAGCTGCGCTTCCGGCGTGCCGGTCAGCGCGAGGATCTTTTCGATGTAGGTCCGGTACCGGGCCATCAGTGCCTGCGTATCGGCGTCGTTGCGCGTGTAGTAGGCCGGATCGGGCAGGCCGAGGCCGCCCTGCGCGAAATAGCCGATGTGCCGGTTCAGATCCTGCAGGTCCACGTCGGCGCCGAAGTTGAACACCACCGGGATGCCCACCTGGTGCAGCGCGGCGATCGACGGCGGGATGTCCTTGGCGTTCCTGATGGCGTCGATGCGCGCGATCAGCGGCGCGATTGGCTGCGCACCATCGCGCTCGACCGCGGCTTCGTCCAGGCCGCTGGCCCAGAAGTCGCCGAGCAGTTTCTGCACGTTGTTCTGCGGCGACTTCGACGCGGCATCGAGCAGGTCGAGCTGCTGCTGCCGCGAGCGCGCGGTGAGCTGTTCCAGCGCGGAGGTCGAGCCCGACGCGGGCGGCGTCGTATTGCTGCGCAGCCAGTCGGCGTTGGCGCTGGCGTAGAAGTCGGTGCAGGCGGTCGGTGCGGCCGGGGCCTTGGGCTTGGCGCGCTTCTTCTGCGCGTCGGCGTGGGGCATGGCGATGAGGCAGGCGATCAGCGCGCAGGCGAGCGGACGCAGGGTCATGGCGGCACGGTTCATGGCGGCTCCGGACCTGGGGGGAGGGCAGGGTGGCCGGAGTCTAGCAACGGGGATGTGAGCGCCCGTGCTCACGCGCCCGCGTTGCCTTGAGAAAAAAAGAAGGCCCGGGGAACCCGGGCCTTCGCGCGGCCGACGACGAGTGCGGCCGTGTCTTACGGTGTAGCCTTCGCGATTACCAGATCACGACCTGCTTGTCGCCTTCGCGCACCATCGGCTGGCCCGGCTTGCACTCGAACGCGGCGGCGAAAGCCGGCAGGTTCGACGGCGCGCCGATCGCGCGGAAGTTGGCCGGCGCGTGCGGGTCGGTCTTCAGGCGGACCTGCAGCTCTTCGGGCTTGAAGTTGCGGCGCCACACGGTGCCCCAGTTGAGGAAGAAGCGCTGGTCGCGGGTCAGGCCGTCGGTCTTCGGATCTTCCTTGCCTTCGGTCGCCTTCTTCATCGCGTCGTAGGCCGTCGCCAGGCCGCCGAGGTCGGCGATGTTCTCGCCCAGCGTCAGCTTGCCGTTGACGTGCGCGCCCTTCGCGGCTTCATAGCCGTTGAACTGCTGCACCAGCTTGTCGGTGCGGCCGGTGAAGCCCTTCGCGTCGGCGTCGGTCCACCAGTTCTCGAAGTTGCCCGAGGCACCGAAGCGGCTGCCCTGGTCGTCGTAGCCGTGCGTCATTTCGTGGCCGATCACCGCGCCGATGCCGCCGTAGTTGGTGGCGTCGTCGGCGTTCGGATCGAAGAACGGCGGCTGCAGGATGGCGGCCGGGAAGACGATCTCGTTCTGCAGCGGGTTGTAGTAGGCGTTCACCATCTGCGGCGGCATGCCCCATTCGGTGCGGTCGACCGGCTTGCCGATCTTGCCCAGGTTCCACTTGTAGTTGAACTCGTTGGCGGCCAGCACGTTGCCGATGTAGCTGTCGCGGTTGGTCTCAAGGCCGGACCAGTCGCGCCACTTGTCCGGGTAACCGATCTTCGGCGTGAAGGCGGCCCACTTCTCCTCAGCCTTCTTCTTGGTCTCGTCGGACATCCAGGCGAGGTTCTCGATGCGCGTCTTCAGCGAAGCGGAGAGGTTCTTCACCAGCTCCTCCATGCGCGCCTTCGACTCGGCCGGGAAGGCAACCTTGACGTACATCTGGCCCATCGCTTCGCCGGCTTCGTTCTCGATCGTGTCGAGCACGCGCTTGCCGCGCTCCTTCAGCTCGGACTGGCCGCGCAGGGTCTTGTTGTAGAAGTTGAAGTTTTCCTGCACGAAGTTGTCCGACAGGAACGGCGAGGCGCTGTCGACCGTGTGGAAACGCAGGTAGCTCTGCCACTGCTGCGCCGGCACGTCGCCCAGCATCTTGCTCACCTCGGCGTGGAACTCCGGCACCGACAGCGAGAACATCGCAGGCGCCGCGACGCCCTGCGACTCGAAGAACTTCGTCCACGGGAAGTTCGGCGCCAGCTTGTCGGCGTTGGCCAGGCTGACCGGGTGGTAGTACAGCGACACGTCGCGCGAGAGTTCCTCGCTCGACTTGGAGACCTTGGCCAGGCGCGTTTCGAACGCGATCACGTCCTGCGCCTGCTTGGCGGCATCGGCGGCCGGAACGCCCGACAGTTCGAGCACCTTGGCGATGTGCGCCTGGTAGGCGTCGAGCTTTTCCTTGTTCTCGGCCTTGGTGTAGTACTCCTTGTCCGGCAGGCCCAGGCCGCCCTGCGAGGCGTAGGCGATGTTGTTCTTGGAGTCCTTGAAGTCCGCTTCGGCGCCGAAGCCGAACAGGTAGTTCTCGCCCTTCGCCGCCGTGGTGCGGATGTAGTCGGCGATCTTCTCCGGGGTGTCGAGCGCGGCGATCGCGTCGAGCTTGCCCTGGATCGGCTTGATGCCTTGTTCGTTGATCTTCGCCGCGTCCATGCCGGTGGCCCAGAAGTCGCCGACGATCTTCTCCACGCCCTTGGCGTTGGTGTCGGCGGCGGCCTGCTCGGCCAGCTGGCGCTGCACGGCGGTGGAGCGCTCGTCGAGCATTTCGAACGCGCCCCACGAGGTGCGGTCGGCCGGGATCGCGTTGGCGGCGAGCCACTTGCCGTTGACGTAACCGCCGAAGTCGTCGCACGCGTTCTTGGAGGTGTCGAGGTCAGCGACGGTGAAGCGGTTCACGCCCGGCAGCTTGCTCTCGTCGAGCTTGTAGGCGACGGCCGTGTCGGCCGGCTTGGCGGCGTCGGCCGCCGGGGCGGCGGCTTCGTCCTTCTTCCCGCACGCGGTCAGCGCGGCGGCGACGGCAAGGGACAGGACAAGGACTTGGGGTTTCTTGAGGCTCACGAAGGGCTCCAGCCGGCAGGCATAAGGGAGTTGGGACAGACCCCTGGCGGGGCATCGGGCGACATTAGACCCGATTGTCCCAAGTCGAGGGTGTCGAAGGTCACGTTGACGCGGCCGCCCGGAACCCCCGGTTGGCCGCCCGGACGGGTGGACCGCCCGGTCCGGCAAAGTCGCCGTTCGCGAGCGGCGTCTGCGTGGGTTTGGCGCGCGCGAACGTACCCCGCAACCGCACGCGCGCTGAACGTATCCCTTGTAGCAAGGCGAGGGCGCTTGCCAAGCTCCGCCGATCCGTAAGGGGGATATTCATGAAACGACTGCCGATCGTGCGTTTTCTCGTCGCCTGCGCGCTGGCCGCGGGCGCCTTCGCCGCGCATGCGCAGGCCTGCAAGGACACCGCCGCCTACGAGCCGGCGCGCAAGATCATCGCCGACCTTGGCCGCATCGAAACGCCCAACGGCGTGCAGGCGTCCTACAAGACCCGCATCAACGGCATCGACCAGTGGGTCAGCGTGCGCGGCCAGGATCGCGACAACCCGATCATCCTGTTCGTGCACGGCGGCCCGGCGTCGCCGCTGACGCCGACGCTGTGGCAGTTCCAGCGTCCGCTGGAGGAGTACTTCACGATGGTGACGTACGACCAGCGCGGCGCGGGCAAGACCTTCGTCGCCAACGACGAAGCCAAGGTCGCCGATACCATCCACATCCCGAACTTCGTCGACGACGTCGTCGCGATGGCTGAAGATGTGCGCGCGCGTTACGGCAAACGCAAGCTGATCCTGATGGGCCACAGCTGGGGCACGATCATCTCGATGCAGGCGGCGCTGAAGCGGCCGGACCTCTTCCACGCGTACATCGGCATCGGCCAGGTCATCAACGTGCGCGAGAACGAACGCATCAGCTTCGATTTCGCGATGGCGACGGCAAAGGCGAAGGGCAACGCCGAGGCGGTGCGCGAGATGGAAGCCATCGCGCCGTATCCGGGCAACACGCCGATCACGCGCGAACGCATCATCGCCGCGCGCAAGTGGGCGCAGTACTACGGCGGCCTCACCGCCTATCGCGACGAATCCATGTACTTCCACCGCGCGCCACTGCTGTCGCCGGAATACACCGATGCCGAACGTTGCGCGGTCGATGGCGGCAACGTGTTCACGCTCGGAAGGATCCTGCCGGAGTTCCTGCAGGTCGACATGTCGGGCGTGCGCGAATTCCCGATCCCCGTGCTGATGTTCATGGGCCGCCACGACTACACCACGCCATCCGAACCGACCGATGCGTGGCTCAAGCAGGTGAAGGCGCCCTACAAGCAGGGCGTGTGGTTCGAGCACGCCTCGCACATGGTGCCGTGGGAGGAGCCGGGCAAGCTGCTGGTGAGCCTCGTGCAGTACGTGCGTCCGCTTGCCGACGACACGCGCGGCGTCACGGCGAAGTAACGTCTCCTCCGGTTTGCTTTGACGCGATGGCATACGTGCGCACCTACACCGCCGACGAGCCCGCCCGCGCCGAGGTCGACGCATGGGCGGGCACGTCGGTGCTCGAGTTCGGCACGAACTGGTGCGGCTTCTGCACCGGCGCGCAGGCGGCGATCGAAGCCGTGCTGTCGCCGCGCGACGACGTGCGCCACGTGAAGGTCGAGGACGGCCCCGGCCGTCCGCTCGGTCGCTCGTATCGCATCAAGCTTTGGCCCACGCTGGTCGTGCTGCGCGATGGCGAGGAGGTCGCCCGTGTCGTCCGGCCTTCGAATGCGGAAGAGATACGGCAGGCGCTTGCGGCGGTCGAATAAGGCACCTGCTTTGACGCGCCCTAACTGTCGCGCGCCGGAAGATGGCGCATGGCCGACCAACCCGCTCGCAAACGTCCCGCAACCCGCCGCACGAAGACCGGCGGCCCGCACGGCGTTTCGCGCCTTCCGGGGCTGACGATCGACAGCTACAACCTCGCGATCCCCGATCCCGATGGCGAGGGCTTTCTCGGCGATCGCGCGAGCCAGACGGCGTTCCGCGAGGTGCTCGACACCGTGCGCAAAATGCACGCGACCGGCAAGGACCCGTTCGGTCGCACGCGCAGCGACGAGCTGTCGAAGAAGGACATCGACCTGGTGCTGCTCGGCGGCGATGCCGATGCCTCGCACGTGACGCACCTGGCGATCGAGGAGTACGCGCGCCGGCTCGTGCATGTCGTGCAGTGTTTCCGCGCGCAGCCGTCGTGGAGCGAGGTGAAGCGCATCGTGATCGGCGGCGGCATGCCGGAAGGCCAGTTCGGCAAGCTCGCCATCCGGCGCGCGCAACGCATGTTGCGTGGCGCGCGCAGCGGCGTGTCGCTCTGCGTGCTTTCGCACGATCCCGACGAGGGCGGACTGATCGGCTGGACGCAGTTGCTGCCGGCGCGCTTCCGGCGCTCCGACGCGTTCCTCGCCGTGGACGTGGGCGGCACCAACATCCGCTGCGGCATCGTCGAGCCGCGGCTGGACCGGTCGGCCGACGGCGCGAAGGCGCGCGTGATCGAAAGCATGCAATGGCGCCACGCCGACGACGATCCCGATCGCGGCGAAGCCATCGCGCGCCTGGCGGCGATGCTCAACGGTCTGTCCGCGTTCTCGCGCACGATCGGGCTGCGGCTTGCGCCGTTCGTCGGCATCGCGTGCCCGGGCCAGATCGAGCCGGACGGCCGCATTCCGCAGGGCGCGCAGAACCTGCCGGGCGACTGGGAAGCGCCGTTCGATCTTCCGCGCGAGCTCACGCGGCGCCTGGA from Lysobacter auxotrophicus encodes the following:
- a CDS encoding ROK family protein; translation: MADQPARKRPATRRTKTGGPHGVSRLPGLTIDSYNLAIPDPDGEGFLGDRASQTAFREVLDTVRKMHATGKDPFGRTRSDELSKKDIDLVLLGGDADASHVTHLAIEEYARRLVHVVQCFRAQPSWSEVKRIVIGGGMPEGQFGKLAIRRAQRMLRGARSGVSLCVLSHDPDEGGLIGWTQLLPARFRRSDAFLAVDVGGTNIRCGIVEPRLDRSADGAKARVIESMQWRHADDDPDRGEAIARLAAMLNGLSAFSRTIGLRLAPFVGIACPGQIEPDGRIPQGAQNLPGDWEAPFDLPRELTRRLDRIGGRAPVVAMHNDAVVQGLSERPRMRAATRWGVLTIGTGLGNASFTNLRG
- a CDS encoding M13 family metallopeptidase produces the protein MSLKKPQVLVLSLAVAAALTACGKKDEAAAPAADAAKPADTAVAYKLDESKLPGVNRFTVADLDTSKNACDDFGGYVNGKWLAANAIPADRTSWGAFEMLDERSTAVQRQLAEQAAADTNAKGVEKIVGDFWATGMDAAKINEQGIKPIQGKLDAIAALDTPEKIADYIRTTAAKGENYLFGFGAEADFKDSKNNIAYASQGGLGLPDKEYYTKAENKEKLDAYQAHIAKVLELSGVPAADAAKQAQDVIAFETRLAKVSKSSEELSRDVSLYYHPVSLANADKLAPNFPWTKFFESQGVAAPAMFSLSVPEFHAEVSKMLGDVPAQQWQSYLRFHTVDSASPFLSDNFVQENFNFYNKTLRGQSELKERGKRVLDTIENEAGEAMGQMYVKVAFPAESKARMEELVKNLSASLKTRIENLAWMSDETKKKAEEKWAAFTPKIGYPDKWRDWSGLETNRDSYIGNVLAANEFNYKWNLGKIGKPVDRTEWGMPPQMVNAYYNPLQNEIVFPAAILQPPFFDPNADDATNYGGIGAVIGHEMTHGYDDQGSRFGASGNFENWWTDADAKGFTGRTDKLVQQFNGYEAAKGAHVNGKLTLGENIADLGGLATAYDAMKKATEGKEDPKTDGLTRDQRFFLNWGTVWRRNFKPEELQVRLKTDPHAPANFRAIGAPSNLPAFAAAFECKPGQPMVREGDKQVVIW
- a CDS encoding inorganic phosphate transporter: MLTLVLVVVFAALAFEYINGFHDTANSIATVVATKVLSPIQAVMLAASTNLLGALWGTAVAKTIASGLLDTGVVEVTSQLILCALLGAIVWNLITWWKGLPSSSSHALIGGLCGAAVAAASNNFHSVIWSQPADPWYKSAGVLWKVVVPMFSSPLLGFAAGFLVMGVLFAIISFMARSGGILGRMARPRWVNAFFGKAQLASAAGMGFAHGMNDAQKTMGIIALALVGAQSAGTLDNLPSWLAFLHPSQAALENNDIDLWIKLTCAIVMAAGTAAGGWRIIKTLGHKLVKLHPINGFAAETSAAAVIMAASSLGIPVSTTHNISSAIMGVGTAKRFNAIKWTVVEKMIWAWILTIPAAAGIAYAFFEAFRFFGWA
- a CDS encoding rhomboid family intramembrane serine protease, translating into MFSNLPPVTKALLIANGLVFVLQLIIGDVALAQFMLWPPHSDADLYGVGFMPWQLATYGFMHGGFAHLLFNMLALAMFGAPLEHVWGDRRYLTYYMVCIVGAALCQLAVGMWTVSQGEAAYPTVGASGGIFGLLLAYGMLFPNQRVMLLIPPIPMKARTLVIVYGAIELLLGVTNTMPGVAHFAHLGGMLFGWLLIRYWRGQPPFRRKGGPPRMRVVR
- a CDS encoding M13 family metallopeptidase, yielding MNRAAMTLRPLACALIACLIAMPHADAQKKRAKPKAPAAPTACTDFYASANADWLRSNTTPPASGSTSALEQLTARSRQQQLDLLDAASKSPQNNVQKLLGDFWASGLDEAAVERDGAQPIAPLIARIDAIRNAKDIPPSIAALHQVGIPVVFNFGADVDLQDLNRHIGYFAQGGLGLPDPAYYTRNDADTQALMARYRTYIEKILALTGTPEAQLKADAQSVLDLETRIATASKSLLDLRDPRANFAPVDTKTLAKQYKRLQLGDFLKAQGVSDDRVSMANPQLFAQLDNLVGSLKPAQWKAYLRWRVGDAMAPYLAKSFRDAEFEFRGRVLRGLAAPLSRPQQVLDAITLAAGPMVGHEYAARYYSPATDKRAEDMAAQVRDALAQALERDTRFSAAAKAEAKAKLDKLKIEVGTPNRDLDYTVQPMGRGSFGSNMLIASTWRHREEMKRIGRGNADRRWDVLPQDPSLAYDITQNRLIVTAAMLQPPVFDTTKDAAWLYGSYGALVGHELSHGFDNRGRYVDARQDLRDWWTPAEASAWDALGKRVALQYSGFDFPDLKGVKVNGAQTADENIADMAGVELAWSAFRAADASAAKPTQQSFYKGWASLWPQRMSEDVARQRAATSVHAPGQWRTNGPLRNQASFGEANACKAGTAMQLAADQQIRLFP
- a CDS encoding alpha/beta fold hydrolase, producing MKRLPIVRFLVACALAAGAFAAHAQACKDTAAYEPARKIIADLGRIETPNGVQASYKTRINGIDQWVSVRGQDRDNPIILFVHGGPASPLTPTLWQFQRPLEEYFTMVTYDQRGAGKTFVANDEAKVADTIHIPNFVDDVVAMAEDVRARYGKRKLILMGHSWGTIISMQAALKRPDLFHAYIGIGQVINVRENERISFDFAMATAKAKGNAEAVREMEAIAPYPGNTPITRERIIAARKWAQYYGGLTAYRDESMYFHRAPLLSPEYTDAERCAVDGGNVFTLGRILPEFLQVDMSGVREFPIPVLMFMGRHDYTTPSEPTDAWLKQVKAPYKQGVWFEHASHMVPWEEPGKLLVSLVQYVRPLADDTRGVTAK
- a CDS encoding thioredoxin family protein; translation: MAYVRTYTADEPARAEVDAWAGTSVLEFGTNWCGFCTGAQAAIEAVLSPRDDVRHVKVEDGPGRPLGRSYRIKLWPTLVVLRDGEEVARVVRPSNAEEIRQALAAVE